One Tolypothrix bouteillei VB521301 DNA window includes the following coding sequences:
- the mddA gene encoding methanethiol S-methyltransferase, with the protein MSVQTLPSMQRNKIARLAAFFYGLVCYAIFLFAFLYAFGFVGNFVVPHSIDSAPAISWANALLVDAALLGIFGIQHSVMARKGFKNWWTQFVPKPIERSTYVLFSSLCLIALFHFWQPIGGVIWNITNPMSVLIIYALFASGWLLVLVSTFLINHFDLFGLRQVWLYLQRQEYTHLAFATPGLYKYVRHPLYVGWFLGFWSTPTMTVTHLVFALITTAYILVAIQFEERDLVNIHGQAYADYRRRVPMLVPFTHRRQREQ; encoded by the coding sequence ATGAGTGTACAAACTCTTCCTTCTATGCAACGAAATAAGATAGCTCGACTGGCAGCGTTTTTCTACGGTCTGGTCTGCTATGCAATTTTCTTGTTCGCGTTTCTTTATGCCTTTGGATTTGTGGGAAATTTTGTTGTTCCCCATTCTATCGATTCAGCACCAGCGATCTCCTGGGCTAATGCCTTGCTAGTTGATGCTGCTTTGCTAGGTATTTTTGGCATTCAACACAGTGTCATGGCTCGTAAAGGCTTTAAAAACTGGTGGACTCAGTTTGTACCAAAGCCAATTGAACGCAGCACTTATGTTCTGTTTTCTAGCCTTTGCTTAATTGCTCTGTTCCATTTCTGGCAACCCATTGGGGGCGTCATCTGGAATATAACAAACCCTATGAGCGTTCTTATTATCTATGCTTTGTTTGCGTCTGGCTGGTTGCTGGTGCTAGTATCAACGTTTTTGATTAATCACTTCGATCTATTTGGTCTGCGCCAGGTTTGGCTCTACCTGCAACGTCAAGAATATACCCATCTCGCGTTTGCAACACCAGGTCTTTACAAATATGTGCGTCATCCCCTCTATGTCGGTTGGTTTCTTGGCTTCTGGTCAACTCCGACGATGACCGTGACTCACCTAGTTTTTGCATTAATTACAACAGCATACATTTTAGTTGCTATTCAGTTTGAAGAACGCGATCTGGTAAATATTCACGGTCAGGCGTATGCCGATTATCGTCGCCGAGTTCCAATGCTGGTTCCTTTTACTCATCGCCGTCAGCGCGAACAATAA
- a CDS encoding PrsW family glutamic-type intramembrane protease, translating to MTKNFQIQLSWKDPVTGEQREPRLSLPIALGREFSQMPVEHNGKRVARMLLKSHQVSRYHALIDCEQNHLVVIDRNSANGTFVNSQRQTRCILTSGDILQIGSCTITVSFDSREFLQEPNDSVSIDSHEFLQELSDSVSIDSHEFPQESSDSLSIDSHEFPQESSDSLSIDSHEFSQESSDSVSLNSHEFPQEFTNNKTSISSLHIPTAHSLSLTEIFPVISNKLDLYQSGFLIPGLITVLFVVGMLATRNSDKFFYILAAYLAISSHYFIHKICHKHKPWWLLFSVGLATALPLLGGLHLFSSHHDDNFFEIIVKTFLGQGLSEELFKAFPVFLVYLIGRLLSSPKRESIGIWEPIDGILLGTASATGFALVETMMHVHEEIEKSGHFAGLTLLIPQILGDISGQVAYSGYFGYFIGLSTLKKSWRWQLLGIGCMTTATIHAIGSIVTTLQEKQQHKYLASISLVIIGSLAYAFLIAAILKARQLSPKLQKSISH from the coding sequence ATGACTAAGAACTTTCAAATTCAATTAAGTTGGAAAGATCCAGTGACAGGAGAACAGAGAGAACCACGTTTAAGTTTACCCATAGCCTTGGGTCGAGAGTTCTCTCAGATGCCCGTCGAACATAACGGTAAGCGCGTCGCACGAATGCTGCTTAAGAGTCACCAAGTTTCTCGCTACCATGCCTTAATTGACTGTGAACAAAATCATTTAGTAGTCATAGATAGGAACAGTGCTAACGGTACTTTTGTCAATAGTCAACGTCAAACACGTTGTATTTTGACAAGTGGTGATATTTTGCAAATAGGTTCCTGCACAATTACTGTCAGCTTTGACTCTCGTGAGTTTCTACAAGAACCTAACGACAGTGTTAGCATTGACTCTCATGAGTTTCTACAAGAACTTAGCGACAGTGTTAGCATTGACTCTCATGAGTTCCCACAAGAATCTAGCGACAGTCTTAGCATTGACTCTCATGAGTTCCCACAAGAATCTAGCGACAGTCTTAGCATTGACTCTCATGAGTTCTCACAAGAATCTAGCGACAGTGTTAGCTTGAACTCTCATGAGTTCCCACAAGAATTTACTAACAATAAAACTTCGATATCATCTTTACATATTCCTACGGCTCATTCTCTTAGCCTGACAGAGATATTTCCTGTTATCTCAAACAAGCTTGACTTATACCAAAGTGGCTTCCTAATACCAGGTCTTATTACAGTACTGTTTGTAGTAGGAATGTTAGCTACTAGAAATAGTGATAAATTCTTCTACATTTTAGCAGCTTACTTAGCTATCTCAAGTCATTACTTTATACATAAAATTTGCCATAAACATAAGCCTTGGTGGTTATTATTCAGCGTAGGTTTAGCTACAGCTCTACCCCTTTTAGGTGGATTGCATTTATTTTCATCTCATCATGATGATAATTTTTTTGAGATAATTGTTAAGACTTTTTTAGGACAAGGATTATCAGAAGAACTTTTCAAAGCATTTCCAGTATTCTTAGTCTACTTAATAGGTAGATTACTTTCATCACCTAAAAGGGAAAGCATTGGGATATGGGAGCCAATAGATGGAATACTTTTAGGAACAGCCTCTGCAACTGGATTTGCTTTAGTAGAGACTATGATGCACGTGCATGAAGAGATTGAAAAAAGCGGTCATTTTGCAGGATTAACACTTTTAATTCCCCAAATTTTAGGAGATATTTCCGGACAGGTAGCATACAGTGGCTACTTTGGCTACTTTATTGGTTTGAGTACGCTGAAAAAATCATGGCGTTGGCAGCTTTTAGGAATTGGCTGTATGACTACAGCTACCATACACGCTATTGGGTCTATTGTGACTACATTGCAAGAGAAACAACAGCACAAGTACCTTGCTAGTATAAGCTTAGTTATCATCGGTTCTTTAGCTTACGCTTTTTTGATAGCAGCGATCCTTAAAGCCCGTCAACTTTCGCCAAAGTTGCAAAAATCTATTTCTCACTAA
- a CDS encoding response regulator, with translation MKILLVEEDITATQMLKESLEMKQYSVDCAADSATAWELAEAFAYALILFNVALPKLDGITFCQKLRAKGNHTPIVLLTDRDSTTLEIAGLDAGADDCLVKTCELDELFARIRAVIRRVTLVQKLGQEFSPSLVELPVKNRLYFSSNVASANQQIHLLIVDNGELVSALTAEAKLRGIRVQTAKTLARARKIVASTQLDLIVLDLSFSNSLENGLELLVELSAVKSPVPVLVLTASGNFSDRVQAVKLGATGFLQKPVSPSEVMDAVTQVLQKSNIPEAKLLIVDDDPQILEFLRTLLSPWGFQLALLDNPQEFWETLEQFAPDLLILDWQMPYFSGVELCQVVRADLRWNQLPILFLSAHNDPETVQRVFTSGADDYVNKPIVESELIARILNRLERSKILQHLADIDTLTGLSNRRKFVQGFNYLLRLAKRQKQSLCFVFLDLDRFKSINDSYGHDTGDKVLKQLAELLKYDFRDEDIVARWGGEEFAIGLYGIDQQQCVERITRFLQTFRQHEFIDTQKQKFQVTFSAGIAEYPCDGTNLEELYHVADTQLYKAKISGRNQVLSSQSVSVKKEASLHISM, from the coding sequence ATGAAAATTTTGCTTGTAGAAGAAGATATAACAGCAACACAAATGCTAAAAGAAAGCTTGGAAATGAAGCAATATTCAGTAGATTGTGCTGCTGATAGTGCAACTGCTTGGGAATTAGCAGAAGCATTTGCTTATGCCTTAATTTTGTTTAATGTGGCACTACCCAAACTGGATGGCATTACGTTTTGTCAAAAACTACGAGCAAAGGGAAACCACACGCCAATTGTTCTCTTAACAGATCGAGATAGCACGACTCTCGAAATTGCGGGGTTAGATGCTGGGGCAGATGATTGCTTGGTGAAGACCTGCGAACTTGACGAATTGTTTGCCCGTATCCGAGCAGTCATTCGGCGGGTAACACTAGTCCAAAAGTTGGGGCAAGAATTCAGTCCATCATTAGTTGAGTTACCAGTTAAAAATCGCTTATACTTTAGTTCTAATGTAGCAAGCGCGAATCAACAAATACACCTCCTAATAGTTGATAATGGGGAGTTAGTTTCAGCTTTGACCGCAGAAGCTAAACTTCGGGGAATACGAGTACAAACAGCAAAAACTTTAGCCCGCGCTAGGAAAATTGTGGCCTCCACTCAACTAGATCTGATTGTGTTAGATTTAAGTTTTTCTAATTCTTTAGAAAATGGGTTGGAACTGTTAGTAGAACTTTCTGCTGTCAAATCGCCTGTACCCGTGCTCGTGTTGACTGCTAGTGGGAATTTTAGCGATCGCGTCCAAGCAGTAAAACTAGGAGCCACAGGTTTTCTGCAAAAACCCGTGTCACCCTCAGAGGTGATGGATGCGGTAACGCAAGTGTTACAAAAATCGAATATTCCAGAAGCAAAGCTGCTAATTGTAGACGACGATCCTCAAATTCTTGAGTTTCTACGAACATTACTGTCACCTTGGGGATTTCAATTAGCACTGCTTGATAACCCGCAAGAATTTTGGGAGACATTAGAACAATTCGCTCCGGATTTACTCATTTTAGATTGGCAAATGCCTTATTTTAGTGGTGTGGAACTCTGTCAAGTTGTACGTGCCGATCTTCGTTGGAATCAACTACCCATACTATTTTTGTCGGCACATAACGATCCAGAAACAGTGCAACGAGTTTTTACATCCGGTGCTGATGACTACGTCAATAAACCAATTGTGGAATCAGAATTGATAGCCCGTATACTCAATCGACTCGAGCGAAGCAAAATTTTACAACATTTAGCAGATATAGATACACTGACTGGTCTTAGCAATCGTCGTAAATTCGTGCAAGGTTTTAATTATCTACTACGGTTGGCAAAGCGCCAAAAACAATCTTTGTGTTTTGTATTTCTAGACTTAGATCGCTTTAAATCCATCAACGATTCTTACGGACACGATACAGGCGATAAAGTCCTCAAGCAGTTGGCAGAGTTGCTAAAGTACGACTTTCGTGATGAGGATATTGTCGCTCGTTGGGGTGGTGAGGAGTTTGCTATTGGTTTATATGGTATAGACCAACAACAATGTGTCGAGCGTATAACAAGATTTCTACAGACTTTTCGTCAGCATGAGTTTATCGATACTCAAAAGCAAAAATTCCAAGTTACCTTTAGTGCAGGTATTGCTGAGTATCCCTGTGATGGAACTAACTTGGAGGAACTTTATCACGTTGCTGATACCCAATTGTACAAGGCAAAGATATCGGGACGAAATCAAGTCCTGTCTTCACAATCTGTCAGTGTTAAGAAGGAGGCTAGTCTTCATATTAGTATGTAA
- a CDS encoding 3-oxoacyl-ACP reductase family protein, whose translation MNNTLKNKRALVTGGSRGIGAAIVKRLANEGADVAFTYTSSPDRAKEIADALQALGVRALAIQANSAEASEVVAAVEHTVNQLGGIDILVNNAGVLAIAPIDDFKLADFDRTFAINVRAVFVATQAAVKHMKEGGRIINIGSTNAERMPFTGGSVYAMSKSALQGLVQGLARDLGPRGITINNVQPGPIATDMNPPEGEFAEMLKKQFLALPRYGTVEEIAGMVAYLAGPEAGYITGANLMIDGGFSA comes from the coding sequence ATGAATAACACACTCAAGAATAAACGCGCACTTGTTACAGGAGGGAGTCGAGGCATCGGGGCTGCTATCGTCAAGCGTTTGGCCAATGAGGGAGCTGATGTTGCCTTCACCTATACCAGCTCGCCCGATCGAGCCAAGGAAATTGCTGATGCATTGCAGGCACTGGGAGTTCGGGCTTTGGCTATCCAAGCCAACAGTGCCGAAGCCAGTGAGGTAGTGGCTGCTGTTGAACACACAGTGAACCAATTAGGTGGCATTGATATCTTAGTTAATAATGCGGGTGTGCTGGCGATCGCACCTATCGATGATTTCAAGCTTGCGGACTTCGATCGAACTTTTGCAATTAACGTGCGTGCCGTGTTTGTGGCAACCCAAGCTGCAGTGAAACACATGAAAGAAGGCGGACGCATCATCAATATCGGCAGTACCAATGCCGAACGTATGCCATTTACAGGTGGTAGTGTTTATGCTATGAGCAAATCTGCCCTACAAGGGCTTGTACAAGGACTGGCGCGGGATCTCGGTCCACGCGGAATTACAATTAACAACGTGCAGCCCGGACCGATCGCTACGGATATGAATCCTCCGGAGGGTGAGTTTGCCGAGATGCTCAAAAAGCAGTTTCTGGCACTGCCCCGCTACGGTACAGTTGAGGAGATTGCGGGGATGGTTGCTTATCTGGCTGGACCCGAAGCCGGGTACATCACTGGGGCAAACTTAATGATTGACGGAGGATTCAGCGCCTAA